AACTTGAAAATTTGTTTCTTCGTGTTCACGTAAGCAAAAATCAGTTGCACACTTCTTTATTGAAGCCGAAATTACGTACTTTCATCGACAACCGCTAAGTTACTATGGCTGTTGAACTTGGTATATCTTCTTATAGTTTAGTAATATATTATGGTAATATGGGAGCTACATATTTATCTCAGTGTAGCTTGTTTTTTCACCAACAATTAACTTGAGGACATCTTGACTGTGTCATATTGTATCATTAGTCAATAGTCTCCTTGAATCAAGATAGGTATCTTCAAAGATATGGGAGAACGATTTTGTGAGGGCATAATGATCTATAAGGTATTCTCTACAAATTAAGATATGTTACCAATTATACCGGACCGAGTTTTTCTTCTAATATGAATATGTCATTAGTTTATATTTAGTaaatattatgattttatatAAAAGCCGTAAACTATATATTTATACCGACTAAAAGATCGACAGAATTCACAATTCTTCGCTTCCGATACTTACTATGTCTTCCACAATTCCGTCGTCCTCGCACTCGGAGGCGGAGCTGAAGGCGGCAGAAGCTCTGCTGAAGTTGTCGAGGCAGGACGAGGTGCCGCGGCAGAGAAGGTTCATCTGCAACATGTGCAAGAGGGAGTTCGGTACTCGGCAGTCGCTTGGCGGCCACCGCGCCAGCCACAGGGGCCAAAAGGGCTGCTACGAGAGGGCCAGAGAAAGAAGAGAGAACCGTCGTCAAGACGGgacgaagagaaaaagaaagagagggagggaggcAGCCGGACCACCGTCTGAGGCCGATCCAGTTGATGcagcagcaccaccaccaccagcaatTCATCGAGAGGAAGCAAGAAAGCATGGTCCTGCAGCAGATGGGAGTAGAACAAGGAAGAGAATGAGAAAGGAAACTATGGAGATGTCGGACGCGGCCAAGCCTATTGAGACAGCTGCGGCGGCGGAGGCGTCGCAGGAGAGAAGGTACATCTGCAGTTGGTGCAACAAGCAGTTCTCCAGCTGGCAGGCGCTCGGCGGCCACCGCACCAACCACAAGGGCCAAAAGGGCTGTTCCGAGAAGGCCAAAGAAGCAACAGAGGAGATaacgaggaagagaaagaaaaaggaaacggAGTCGTCGGAGGGCAAGCCAATCGAGGCAGTAGCGGCAGCAACTCCTGCGACGTCGTCGCCTACGGTCGGGTCATCGGTGTCAACATCGACAATAACAGCAGAAGGGACTGAGGAGATGACGagggggaagaagaggagacggCTCGACCTGAACCTATCGCCGCCGGCGTCAGATTGATTTTAGCTAATGCAATAGCAGTGGGATCCAGTGACATGGCTGGACAAAGCCACAAGGATTCTTCCGACAAAGATTCCAATTGAGATCGTGTGGATTTTGACTTCCGATCCCGTGTTTGTTAGAACTGTCGTGTTTCCTTCTCTTGAATCACATTGAGCCGACGAATTATTTATGTTTCTTTATTACATGATTACAACATAATTTtcatgaaatataagattttatgTGCAGAAATTCCTGTTCATGTATTAAAGTTTGAATTCGAATGCCAATGCACAAATTTCTACAAAACATGTGTATGTATTTAGTACGTGAATTTTGTCACGTATTTGTATGTGTATGTAAGCACGTACAAAGATGCAGGATTTCTGTTGTTTTGGTTGTAATTATTATTGCAGGGTTTTCAAGctaagaaatatttaaaaaataaaaaaaatcattatattgAACGAGCATTCCCATATGGATTCGAAACTATGATATATCACTtgtacaataaaatattaacttattcGAATGTCTCAATGCAAACATAAGCTAAACAAACAGTATAATTAGAGTGTAAACAATGTCTTAGCTATCAATGACAAGAATACACGCCACCCCTGGAAACATCCGAGGGTTTCCAGGCACCATGGACAATTCCATGGTTGCTCAGCCCACCATAATGGCTCTCTTGCCTTGTATGAATTCTAAAAGTCAAACCCCTAATTTTCTAATTCTATAGAGAACCTTGCCTTTCATAATGCCCATATAAAACTCCTACCTTTTTCTAATGGCCAAAAGACCTCCCATCAAATGGTTTCTTTCCTATCGGAACTTAGTCAGTCAAACTACCCCAGTACAATATCAAAGAAGTCAAACCATTTTAGTTCACCGGATCCGTCATAATGTTTTTGGATGTGATCAAAGTGTTTTAATTTAGTAGTCAACAACACTAACAGAGAGTCAGACGATCCGATTAGACAAACCATATATctcactatatataaatatataagcaTCAATGTATCCTACTCGTTGTGGTCCTTTATGCCATAATCGAATTCGGCatgatttgattcaatctcaatCATGCTAGGGCATTCACGTAGGCGTTCTAAGGCAGAGATAAGGGTGAGGTCGAAGCGATGAGTCTCTTGGTTCAGCCTGAGGGGGAGCTGGGATTGCCTTCCGTATTGGGTTTCTGCACAATAGGTTGATATTGGGAAGGAGATTCTCAACTCGACCCTCCAAaacttaaattaattttttttgtagtAGCATTGAGTGTTTTAGATCCACCACCCTTAGTGTTGATAAGTGGGTCAAGATTTATACCTCTCCTTGAGGGTTGATCGTACGTAAGTTGTTAATGACCGTCGATACTCCAAGCGACTGATTTGTCTACCCCGGACGACACAAGTTGACTATTCTAGTTCTGCACCATGCAAGGCTACTTTGTATGATCTTGGGGATGACTGTGCATCATTCTTGAGTCCACTATGTTGCTTCGAGTCGTATCGCGCGTTTGCACCATGTCGACTCTAAGATACCACGTTGGTTCCGAGGTGGCTGCTGACTGTTGTTGTGggtgatacctaaatattctctaTCATTGGATAAACTAAATGTAATGCACCCACCTAGGAGATAAGCATCGTAGTAATTGATGTGTCATAATCAAGAGGAACTTCTTCTTTGTACACGATAGCCCAAGTTATAAGCATTAAAGCATATAATGCACTACAATTAGACAATGTATCTCTTGATACTCGATATGTTACCTTAAGCAATAATAATCAAAGCATTTGATATGCCTAATTGGGTAAACCATCTTCTTACGTAGCACTACTCGATACATAAGCATCAAGGTATAGATGCGCCGTAAGCAAACAACACATCTACGATACCAGATGCATCAATCTTAAACAAAAGCATTCGAAGAATGATGCAGACAACTACTATCAAGCTTCTGAAGTAGACATTGCATTCCGACATTAAGAGATTCTTATCACGAAGCCTAAAACAAGAGGAAAATAATATGACAATTAACTACAATTACTTAGGTTCATAGTTCTTGCCTAATTTCAAAcacaataatattcataaaaatgggttccatcaaaatttgatattaaCGACAGCTGGATTtaataaaagaaattttcaaaagaTATACACAGCAGTATAGTAAGATATacacagggagagagagagagagttgggctGTTATAATATTGATCGTCGATCGCAGTACACAATACGTGTGCCCAACTGTCACCCGAAAGCTGCGAGGTTGATGACGCAGCTCCATCTTCATCTTCGTATGACGCCCATAATACTGTTAAATACTTAGACCGAGAGACAAAACAAACACAACCAACTCGGTGCTGCTTCCTATGCAAAACCCGAGGGAAGAAGAGTCTTCACTCAGATAGCAGCAGCTCGTGGCAATCTAAGCACACAAATGCCTCTTGCTCGCGGTGCCGTGCTTGGCATCTTCTTCTGGTAAAGCACAAGCGCAGACGATGCAGCACATCCTCAGGCGACCTGCATGCCACTGTGACGGTGCACGTCGAAGGTCAACGTGCAATctattcttttgttttctttcttgagTACGTCGGAAGTGGATTTGTAGGTTGTGACGGACGATGGCATCGTCCAACTCACGTTGTCGAAGCCTAGAGGTTTCGTTAGGGGAGTCAAATACGATGCAGTTGATGATTTACTTGAAGTTAACGTAGATGACGATAGGTGACGGAAATGGTACTCCTATCTTCCCCCATATCATCCATCCATTGGGATAGgtagcaaaaaaaaaagtttgaactTTAGTTCATCAAAAGTCATATACGAGCCATTACTTACGGCTGCATGAAAATGTTCGACATGAAGCTGATGAAGTTATAGGCCCCCATCCTTGTTTGCTTTATTCTTTAACCTACTCCAATGGGTGTATGGCCCATTTTTGTTGGAAAAAAAATGCTCAATCTAATCTTATATGGGAAAATAGAAAGCTACTCTCGTGAGACAAAAAAATGCCCAACCCACTCTCTTTGGAAAGAAAAATGTTGATCGATGCATGATGTGTTCTCCAGGACATAAATATTAAAGCGTCTAATGCACCTTGAGTGAGCAAAACATCCCCTTGCATGTAGTGTAATTGCCTAGAACATAAATATCAAGGTGCTTGATGCACTCTCACTGAGCAAAGCATCTCCCTAAGATACATCCCCCCAACACAAAAGCATCAAAATGCTCGATGTATCATGGTATACATCCCCCAACACAAAAGCATCAAAATGCTCGATGTATCATAGTTAGTATACATCCCCCAACGCAACAGAATCAAAATGCTCGATGCATCTTAGACAAATCATCTACCTACACGTTAGGAAATAAGAACTAAAAGAAATAAGAATTAAAAGCATTCGATATGCCATAATCAGACAAAGCATTTTTACTGTGAATGATATCTCGAATCAGATCGAAAGTATTAAAGCATTTGATGCAGTTTATTTGATCAAAGAATTTACTCATATATGATAATGCCTAAGCCATAAATATCCTGCCTAATATATCTTCCGATGCATCCATCCAGAGCATAAGAATTGTTAGGCAATTGATATATTGATATCAATACGATACTTATTTACAACCAATCGGATTCCGACTTCTTCCTTAAGTTAAAGTTTTCAAGTATCATATTGTTAGAAAAAGACGGCTTAGGTCAAATCAACTCCACCACATCATCGAGGGAAAGATCAAAGTTGACACTAATATAATAAAAGaaagtttttctaaaaaatattggAAGTAGTAtggtatataaaaataaaaaaaggtgaaAAATATAAAATCGAAAGAGAGAAAATTGGGATGTTATAACATACTGGTTAGAAATTTGATTCATCTGTTGCATTATATGATAAGTGCGCCGAATTGTCACACGAAAGCTACGTGATTCATATAGCACCCACCTCCGTCTTCATCTTTGCAGGACGCACATAATGCTTAGACCGAGAGCCGAAACAAACCCAACCAACTCGGTGCTGCTACCTATGCAAAGCCCGTTGGAGTCTTCACTTAGATAGCAGCAGCAGCTCGTGGCAATACAAGTTCACAAATGCCTCTCGCTCGCACGGCCTTGCATGGCATCATCTTCATGTGAGTAGAAGCTAACAGAGATACACCATACTTGCATCAGCTGTTTCCTTATACCCTCTTTCTTAATCCGTCATCACTGCATGCAGTGATATCCTTACCAGTTTCGCTTGTTCAGGCAGTGACCCGCATCCGGCCGTGGCCGCCGCTGTGATGGTGCACGTCGAAGGGCAACATGTAAtctatcttttttctttctttaaatgGTATGCAGTAATACTAGTAGTAGTCTGATGAGCGATGTGTATTGACGGAAGTGGATTTGCAGGTTGTGATGGACAATGGCATCGTCCAACTCACGTTGTCGAAGCCCCGAGGTTCCATTACGGGAGTCAAACACCATGGAGTTGGTAATCTCCTGGAAGTTAAGAACAGAGAAGACGGTAGAGGGTATGCTAATATATACTTGCAATTAATCTGTTTTGAACCCTCAAACACATATCGATCTTATCACCCACTGGTGATGCAGGTATTGGGATGTTGTTTGGAATCGATCAGATCCAGATTCAGGCATTTTTGATATGTGAGTGTAGCTGCTCATCACTCTCTTCCTCCTCTAACCTTTCGGCCTTTGCTTACCATTTCAACTAACTTACAGAGTACACGGAACAGAATTTGAAGTAGTGCATCAAGTTGCAAACCAGGTTGAGGTCTCTTTCAGAACACAATGGGATCCCTCATGATAGGGAATATTCTGCCACCACCCCAACAGCGGCAACCGACCTGGCACCTTGGAGTCAACTTGGCGCATGCACGTGGTATGACCTTGAAGTGATGCAGCGGGCTCGGCAGCGACGTGCGGTCATAACCGTGCCACCCGAGATTGTGCAAGACTGTGCAGCACGCGGAACCATATGGGTCGATCCACGTCATCCGGAGCATACAGATCGGTCACCCGGAGCATCGATGCTATTAACAACCCGCGTATAGCCGGCCCCCTGCGACAAGTATAAATATCGACCCCTTGGCCGGCATTAGAGGATTGAACCTCGGATACTCAAAATACCCTTGATAAAAAAACTAACTTAAACCTCGGAGGGGTGGAGTCGAGAATCCTCCTCCTAACATCGGCTTGTTGTGTAGGGAGGCAACGCAAATAGGCAATCAAAGCCCCACCTTGGATCACTCAGAATATGTCAACATTCGACCTGATCTCATCCTCTCATCCTCTACTCAGACACCCACGTGGACGCCCTCGCACGATCATGACCGGACTAAATCGTACCAACTTCCAAGATATGGCGTAACGGACTATAATATTTTTGGTGCTAAAAGGATGGCCCTATGTCGTAATAGTATCCACCACCGAGCAACCCCAACGAACGCTTTGGCAAGGAGGCGCCTGCCACCCTCTCCACCTTTGGCCTTAAATGGTAGCTACCCACTCTCTCACATATGGACGAAAACACCTCGGCTCAAACCCCGGGGCACTATTGGTGTTTGTTCAATGATCCCGGGCTCTTGTATGCCGAGGTTGGTGCGGGTCAACTAGTCATCTCCACTGAGGCATTCCTCAACTCACCCACCAGGTGCAAGTGTTGGCAGGGATGATGCAGACTATTGCACCCCTCATGCTCCAGCTAGCTCAACTGACGACTCCTCCCCTATAGCCGTCACCGATGATCCAACATACACTGATCcctgttaggaccgaaatcgacaCTAAAAGGAGGGGAGggagggtgtgaattagtgcttacgaaaaATTACGTAAATTCAAAAATATCGTTCGATAAAGTTTGTatcagaaagatgagtttaacttgaaagcatgtttgtaatgctagtcataggtgcccagcaagccaatcacgtgagtgatggcacgtgtgacttgatacagaatctttttgcttattatattttggcgtatatcactttataactattgcataaatgcatatatattgtgatgtccttggatttgtgcaatgggaatcggatcgtgatgagatcacgataatgagatcgattcacctttaaatgcatatcctaaataatcccggtcataggttactcgagagggacatcgtgataaccggatagactggtgtgctgtatacccgtccatatgatggatgcagctggtctcatagctgctcgtgtagggacactagggatacagtacaggtgctcattggagaatgagttcactgattgatccgcttacggaatgctggatggttgatgatgccttattgtcagacagcgattccatagtcctagtggtgtatctggtccttagacttgagacaccaaggatgtcctgtatgagtgctccactctttgataccagacttataggtttgactgttctcagatctagtacagctggtcattgggagtggtagtcgaccttacgagggctattgagtgtcgacagaggatcatccactctcggcgtcatgagaggaatatcctatgtgttcttgctcagacaaatccctggccagggtcattcgggttgagagagaaagagttctccgggagaatccgattagagcgagactcgagtagaaaccgtatgggtctgacagcaccatgctcgatatacggtctctgggatattagatggatgagggactataggtacatggtaactgaggacagacaggtccaatggattggattcccctgtatcgtctggggactacggcgtagtggcctagtacttccgtagtcgatgagtcgagtgaattattacagagataataattcactaagttagaaggagttctgacaggtatgactcacggccagctcgatattgggcctagagggtcacacacatatggtaggcattgcgatgagtagaggttcggatatgagatatccgacggagcccttgtcttattggatgcagatccaatacccactagggaaaggacccattagggttttgacacgggatctctataaataggagggattcacagcctcataggctagagtctttgcttgcccttcctattctcctctccctctccacctcagagtaggcctggagttttgaggagcgtcgtcgcaaccctgctgtgtggatcaccgctagagaggaggacgcttgacctccttcaccctctcctaaggatctgcaaggaaacagggatatacgatctccctaggtaacacaatctctatacgcagttttgtgtttttgcggattttttgcgcaccaatcttcgcacgacgacgaacatctttttgggaatcggggatttttgttttcttgttcttccgctgcgcatatgatgtcgcccctcaatgatttcccaacagtggtatcagagccaggttgttcgtgcgaatgattggttttgaactgcgtgtattgtgtttaggaagaaaattgacgtcaaaatcgttgacgcaaaagcgaggaagggcagcaacagttgctaccctcgatctgcatgcctgcagccacctgcagcggcagccgcagtcgcagccaggcagcacagcgccggcgcatgcgcaagcgctgtgcctgcagcagccggccggcggcctgcttgcagcaggcttgcggccggcggggctggcagcgcgggctgaggcaccgcagggcagagccgcgggcagaggcgccgcggggcagcagcgcgggctgaggcaccgcagggcagcggcgcatgtggccgctgctcccacgggcaaaaaccccgcaggggcggccgccagcgaggcagcaccgcctgcgggcgctgcctcgccggcagaactgcccgcggaggcggcgacgcccgcaggcgagggcagcgccccgcccctcaccgcacaggccgccgccggcagggtggcggcggcggcagcagcgaaaaggggaaagggcattagggttatctgggaaaaagacagttttgcccctcggaatttgagaaattccagtttctgtcttttgtccaaattacgaaaatacccttaggaattgagaaattccctatatgtccctgatttcagaaaaatattaattaattaaaaggtttagttgattattattttttattattatctagtagtcctacatgatgatgattatttatacatgtgatgtatgatgtgtggacggatgatcatggaccgtgtgatgtgtgtacttgtgattattattattgaggtctgcgaacctccattatatttctcgtttattgtcgggcctgcgtgcctatgattaagttgtaatcacatgaggaggcgcagcgggagcgtggatgcgacagcaggacccacgagacgaacgatcctgatgcatggagatgcatcaagatgtcgacgaaaccgacgaggacgagatggacgatcacagggcatggagatgcaccgttgcacacatagatcttgatgtgagtgattaggcctactggctcgggcctaatcatattaggttgtggtccatgatcatctgatgtgattgattatacacatactagatatgtatatatatttgcatgcgatttagatatatattaaatatgtatatgtgtgacatgtcatattaggagaccaaattatagaaacatctctcgataatattaagtcggtaaacgtgaggcaattagattgacccacgtggccttccatcgttatgagtaggaaccgaatcccggtgtaggttgagttggtcgagtccctcgagactcacctatatcgcgattcgctatcttgcttacgacatagagatgtcaccggtgacctgaggacatggtatgcttggtcgagtccctcgagggtatatcatcaaatcagactcatcttgtaacgaaggtgttgacttaaccgagcatcatggttggtcgagtccctcgaggccatggtgattcggaggccgaacaggacgggaatcacaaggagttgtgatcggtaagagttgcctaccttttaggcttagtgtgattggtcgagtccctcgaggttacactaagacgctgattggatcctgatccccactagaagtctgccggagacttccgtttcacgtgctgagggtgtcgcgtgactcgttagtaaaatagtgggagcatattaagatagaagtccatatcttgatagtttatttcttgcaaaatctgcatgttattcattttgctacatctttattttcagaaaatgtcgctttcaaatcccttacgtggcatacttgatgtcaaccgcctcactggtccaaattatacggattggctccgtaacttgagaattgttctcacagcggagaaaatcgtgtacgtccttgatacagtgatgcctacgcccgaagaaggggcaagcgaggatgagatcgctcgctacgtgaagtacattgatgactccactcttgctcagtgctatatgttgagctctatgactccagagttacaaagacaacatgaaaagatggatgccagatccattctcctacatgtccgtaaattgtttgaggaacagggaaggactcaacgatatgagatatccaagagccttttccgcgctaggatgactgaggggacaccggttcagaaccatgtcctaaagatgattgagtggatagagaaactcacaggtctaggaatggtcctagaggataacttgtgtgtggacattgtgcttcagtccctaccagattccttttcacagttcataatgaattttaatatgaacaagcttgaggtgactctcccagagctcctcaatatgttgagggaggcagagagtactattaagaaagagaagccagttctctacactggtgagaccagaaagaaaaggaaagcagaaaggtcccttaagaagggaaagggcaagggcaaacaaggtaaagcaaaggttgctaagaaagacccaacaaaggacaaaggccagtgcttccactgtggtaaagatgggcactggaagagaaactgcaaagagtaccttgcagaaagggcgaaacaaaagcttgatgaagcttcaggtacattcatgatcagtctccatttgtcagactcttatgataacacatgggtattagataccggtagtgcttatcatatatgcaattcgttgcaggttctggcaaggcctaggagactagagagaggcgagatggacctaaagatgggtaatggagcaaaagttgctgtattagctgttggcgaggtcgctctacatctgcctagtggagcttttattgcattagatgcatgttattttgttccttctattatcaaaaacattatttccatttcatgtttaacagttagtggatataaatttgtttttgagaacaatggttgttcgatattattagatgataagatcatcacgaaaggaacagtgcataatggtttatttatgttagacaccactccacatatcatgaatgtaaatgtgtctaagaggaaacgagatgaggtgaacaatgcatacctgtggcattgtaggctaggtcacatccatggaagaaggattcaaaagt
The window above is part of the Musa acuminata AAA Group cultivar baxijiao chromosome BXJ1-1, Cavendish_Baxijiao_AAA, whole genome shotgun sequence genome. Proteins encoded here:
- the LOC135612477 gene encoding zinc finger protein ZAT2-like translates to MSSTIPSSSHSEAELKAAEALLKLSRQDEVPRQRRFICNMCKREFGTRQSLGGHRASHRGQKGCYERARERRENRRQDGTKRKRKRGREAAGPPSEADPVDAAAPPPPAIHREEARKHGPAADGSRTRKRMRKETMEMSDAAKPIETAAAAEASQERRYICSWCNKQFSSWQALGGHRTNHKGQKGCSEKAKEATEEITRKRKKKETESSEGKPIEAVAAATPATSSPTVGSSVSTSTITAEGTEEMTRGKKRRRLDLNLSPPASD